From Hydractinia symbiolongicarpus strain clone_291-10 chromosome 12, HSymV2.1, whole genome shotgun sequence, one genomic window encodes:
- the LOC130621244 gene encoding type I iodothyronine deiodinase-like, whose product MALNLKDFVIYQFHLVLFSIIFMIAKILSYVPGLKIFLGDCVAKMAGIENGSYFAGKNLFSSQMFFNVLYQLYLDGFKQAKFGLDAPDAVLYNQEGKQVKLLDFCDTGRPLVINFGSCS is encoded by the coding sequence ATGGCGTTGAACTTGAAAGATTTTGTCATTTACCAATTTCATCTAGTTTTGTTTTCAATCATCTTTATGATAGCAAAAATCTTAAGCTATGTGCCTGGGTTGAAGATATTTCTAGGGGACTGCGTGGCAAAAATGGCGGGAATTGAAAACGGTTCCTACTTTGCGGGAAAGAATCTGTTTTCTTCGCAAATGTTCTTCAATGTACTCTATCAGTTATACTTGGATGGATTTAAACAAGCAAAGTTTGGTCTTGATGCACCAGATGCAGTGCTTTATAATCAAGAAGGAAAGCAAGTTAAATTACTCGATTTCTGTGATACCGGAAGACCATTAGTTATAAATTTTGGTTCGTGTAGCTGA
- the LOC130621587 gene encoding methylmalonyl-CoA mutase, mitochondrial-like, whose product MLSARAALLSGRTTAQVYASSCRLIHRYPLNPEWAEKAKKELKGVDPEEKLTWKTPEGINIKPLYTSQDTANIEDEIPGKYPYTRGPYATMYTFRPWTIRQYAGFSTVEESNKFYRKNIAAGQQGLSVAFDLATHRGYDSDNPRVHGDVGMAGVAVDSVEDMKALFDGIPLDKMSVSMTMNGAVLPVLAMYVVAAEEQGVSQDKLTGTIQNDILKEFMVRNTYIYPPEPSMKIIGDIFSYTAQNMPRYNSISISGYHMQEAGADAVLETAFTIADGLEYCNTGIKSGLNIDNFAPRLSFFWGVGMNFYMEIAKFRAARKLWATLIKEKFNPKNTKSLLLRTHSQTSGWSLTEQDPYNNVVRTAIEAMAAVFGGTQSLHTNSFDEALALPSEFSARIARNTQIILQEESGITKVADPWGGSYMMESLTDEVYDAARKIIDEIEEMGGMAKAVASGMPKLRIEESAAKRQARIDSNQETIVGVNKYKLLKEDEVDVLIVDNSKVRESQIAKINQIKSTRDSTKATEALKALTECAFSGEGNLMALTINASRARCTVGEISDAMEEAFKRHVATGRMVSGAYKSEYGSNKEIDNVIKRVESFKDQVGRRPRIMVAKMGQDGHDRGAKVIATGFSDLGFDVDVGPLFQTPSEVAQQAVDSDVHAVGASTQAAGHKTLVPELVRCLKELGREDIVVVCGGVIPPQDHQYLYEKGVTSIFGPGTRIPEAAYKMMDDIEINLKLIDPPKQSTS is encoded by the exons ATGTTATCCGCAAGGGCTGCTCTGTTGTCTGGAAGAACAACAGCTCAA GTTTACGCATCAAGTTGTAGATTGATACATAGATATCCACTAAATCCAGAATGGGCCGAGAAAGCTAAAAAAGAATTGAAGGGAGTTGATCCAGAGGAAAAGCTGACATGGAAAACACCTGAG GGAATCAATATAAAACCATTATACACAAGCCAAGATACTGCAAATATTGAAGACGAAATTCCTGGAAAATACCCATACACACGAGGTCCCTATGCAACTATGTATACATTTCGTCCATGGACCATAAGACag TATGCAGGATTCAGCACTGTGGAAGAGAGCAACAAGTTTTATCGAAAAAACATAGCTGCTGGACAACAAGGTCTTAGTGTAGCATTTGATTTAGCCACTCACCGTGG CTATGATTCAGATAATCCTAGAGTACATGGTGATGTGGGTATGGCTGGAGTGGCAGTTGACTCTGTTGAGGATATGAAG GCATTATTTGATGGTATACCATTGGACAAAATGAGTGTTTCCATGACGATGAATGGTGCTGTGTTACCAGTGCTTGCAATGTATGTTGTTGCTGCTGAAGAACAG GGTGTCAGCCAGGACAAATTAACGGGTACTAtacaaaatgatattttaaaggAATTTATGGTGAGAAATACCTACATATATCCTCCAGAACCGTCCATGAAAATTATTGGTGATATATTTTCATATACAGCTcag AACATGCCTCGCTACAACAGTATATCTATATCAGGTTATCACATGCAAGAAGCTGGTGCCGATGCTGTGTTAGAAACAGCTTTCACGATTGCTGATGGCTTGGAGTATTGCAACACTG GTATAAAGTCTGGTCTTAACATTGACAACTTTGCACCACGTTTGTCTTTCTTCTGGGGTGTTGGGATGAACTTCTATATGGAGATCGCTAAATTTCGTGCTGCTCGAAAACTCTGGGCCACCTTGataaaagaaaagtttaatCCAAAGAATACCAAATCACTTTTACTTCGCACCCACTCGCAGACATCTGGATGGTCCCTAACTGAGCAA GATCCATACAACAATGTGGTACGTACAGCGATCGAAGCCATGGCTGCAGTGTTTGGTGGGACGCAGTCATTACACACGAATTCTTTTGATGAAGCACTTGCGTTACCATCAGAATTCAGTGCACGCATTGCACGTAACACGCAGATCATCTTGCAAGAAGAGTCGGGAATAACTAAG GTTGCAGATCCGTGGGGCGGTTCCTATATGATGGAAAGTCTAACTGATGAAGTGTACGATGCTGCCAGAAAAATAATTGACGAG ATTGAAGAGATGGGAGGTATGGCTAAGGCAGTGGCTTCTGGGATGCCGAAATTGAGAATTGAAGAAAGTGCTGCTAAAAGACAAGCAAGAATAGATTCCAATCAAG AAACGATTGTGGGAGTTAATAAATACAAATTGTTGAAAGAAGATGAAGTGGATGTATTGATTGTTGACAATAGCAAAGTTCGTGAAAGCCAA ATCGCGAAAATAAATCAAATTAAAAGCACAAGAGACAGCACAAAG GCTACAGAAGCACTGAAAGCTTTAACTGAAtgtgcgtttagtggtgaaggAAACCTGATGGCGTTGACTATAAAT GCGTCACGTGCTCGTTGTACAGTCGGTGAAATATCAGATGCAATGGAGGAGGCTTTTAAACGTCATGTCGCTACTGGTAGAATGGTCAGTGGTGCTTATAAATCAGAATATGGGTCGAACAAAGAAATCGACAATGTCATTAAGAGAGTCGAG TCGTTCAAAGATCAAGTTGGACGTCGACCTCGTATAATGGTGGCCAAGATGGGTCAGGACGGTCACGATCGTGGCGCGAAAGTGATTGCTACCGGATTTTCTGATCTCGGCTTTGATGTGGATGTTGGTCCATTATTCcag acaCCAAGTGAGGTGGCGCAGCAAGCTGTTGATTCCGATGTACACGCAGTTGGTGCAAGTACGCAAGCTGCTGGTCATAAAACCTTAGTTCCAGAGCTAGTGCGATGCTTAAAAGAGCTGGGACGAGA aGATATCGTGGTTGTGTGCGGTGGTGTAATTCCTCCGCAAGATCACCAATACTTGTACGAGAAAGGCGTGACCAGTATATTTGGACCAG GGACACGAATACCTGAAGCGGCATACAAAATGATGGACGACATTGAAATCAATCTTAAATTAATAGATCCACCAAAACAGTCAACATCTTAA
- the LOC130621588 gene encoding GTP-binding protein Rheb-like translates to MAPPKSRKVAIMGFRSVGKSSLSIQFVEGQFVDSYDPTIENTFQAKIKHRGHDYQIDLVDTAGQDEYSIIPQSYVVDNHGYVLVYSVTSRKSFEVVKDIRDRLLDLTGTTSLPILLVGNKTDLHMERVISSDEGSNLAKRWKAGFLESSAKENKLVHQVFHAIIDEIEKQQNGPQPKGGGCIIS, encoded by the exons ATGGCACCCCCTAAATCACGAAAAGTTGCAATTATGGGCTTTCGTTCTGTTG gaaaatcttCCCTTTCAATTCAATTTGTGGAAGGACAGTTTGTTGATTCATATGATCCCACCATAGAAAACA catttcaagcaaaaataaaacatagagGGCATGACTATCAAATTGATTTAGTTGACACAGCTGGTCAG GATGAATATTCTATTATTCCCCAATCTTACGTTGTTGACAATCATGGCTATGTGCTTGTTTATTCTGTCACGTCAAGAAAAAG TTTCGAGGTTGTGAAAGATATCCGAGATAGACTTTTGGATTTGACTGGAACTACAAG TTTGCCAATTCTTCTTGTTGGAAACAAAACAGATCTCCATATGGAAAG agtTATATCTTCTGATGAAGGAAGTAATTTAGCGAAACGATGGAAAGCTGGTTTTTTGGAATCATCAGCCAAAGAGAATAag CTTGTGCACCAAGTTTTTCATGCAATTATTGATGAAATTGAAAAACAACAGAACGGTCCTCAACCAAAGGGAGGTGGTTGTATTATATCATGA